The DNA segment CGGCCGCAGCTGAGGACGCGTTGAGCGCGTTGGCGTGGGCGCAAGAGGCGCTGAGTGACGGCTTCGGTCTGGATCTTCGCCGTCTGGCTGTCGCCGGTGATTCGGCCGGGGGTAATCTGGCGGCAGTTGTTGCGCTTGAGGCGCGGAACCGTGCGATCGACCTTGTGGGGCAGTTACTTGCCTATCCCGCCACCGATAGCAATGTGGATACGCCGTCGATGCATCGGTTTGCGACGGGCTACTTTCTGGAGCGACAGGAGGTCATCTGGTTCGGCGAGCAGTACTATCAGGATGAACATGCGCTCGAAGACTGGCGCGCTCGACCGGTCCTTGAGGACGCTACTGGTGTTGGACCCGCCATCATTGCACTCGCAGGATACGATCCACTTCGGGACTTTGGGGTCCAGTACGGCGAGCATCTTCGTGCGGGAGGTGTTCGGGTCAGCGTGCGTGACTACGAGACGCTCGTCCATGGTTTTCTCTCGCTTGGCGATATCGTCCCAGCCGTCCGTGAGGCTACCACCGATCTCTTCCAGAGGTTTGCACAGCTCCTGTCGACGGGAGAGCTACCCAACGGATAATCACTGGTTGTAGGGAGGATGTGATGAAGAGCCCTTGCTATTGATGGGCTGTATTGACGAACTCTGTTCATCAAGGGCGCATCGTTGAGCGTTGGGTCGTACGTCCCGTTGGATCGGTGTGCTCAACTTGGTGTGCGACCCAGGATGATGTCTCCGTTGCGTTCGTGTCGATGACTGTGGTTAATCTGTCGAAAACAACTAGCATCAAGTCAGGTATGGCACGGTTCGATCGCAATGAACAGCGGCGCACGATTCTCGGTGGCGGTTTGCAGGTTTGGAGCCTGCTCTTCTTAGGCTCATTGCTCGCTGCAGTTGCCATGACCTTCGTCTACCCCTCGGTCTCTTCACGCCGCGAGGTGGGTGCGGTGATCGTGGAGTTGGTGACGGCCGTTGGCTGGTTTGCGATTGGTCGACCCGTCTTTGACCAGCTGCATCGCTCAAAGAGTCGACTCGGTGTCCTCATTGGATCGCAGGTCGTCTTGCTTGCGATTGGCTCGTCGCTCAATCCAAACGCTGGCTATCTATTGATGCCGGTCTCAGCACTGGTCTATGCCGCGCTGCCTTTGCAGCTCTCCCTGCCAAGTGTTGCGGCGATCGAGGCGATGGTGGGTGTCCTCTCCCACTTCCTGGCACAACCATCGGTCCCCTATGTGGTGATCGCTGACTGGTTCGTGCCAACCTTCCTTGCTGGTTCCTTCGTCGCCGTCTTTATCTCTCGACTGTTGGACCAACAGGCCGATCTCTCCCAAAGTCTGGATGAGTTGCGGATTACCCAGAGCAGGCTCTCCGAGCTCTACCGCCAGATCGGCGAGAACAATGAGCGTGAGCGGCTGGCGGCACGCATCCACGAGACGATTGCCCAACAGCTCATTGGGATTCTGCTGCTCGCGCGGGGGGCCAAGGATGGCGCCATCGACGCCGAACTCATTGCGGAGGCGGCACAGACCGCCCTCGAAGCGGCGCGTGCGGTAATTCGCGAGGGGCAGCTACCAGCGACCACTCTCGCCTCGGTCGCTGACGAGGTCGAGCTCCTGAAGGATAAGCTCCAGTCCAGCGGGGTAACCTTGATCGTTGAGCACTTTCCGTCGACTGAGTTTTTGCTTGACTCGACGACGACCGAATGCATGACACTGATCCTTCGTGAAGTGGGTAACAATATTATTCGTCATTCGCGAGCACGGACCGCGCATCTTGATTTTATCGAAGAAGAAGGTTCGCTTATCGTGGTGGTGGAGGATGATGGGGTTGGTTTCGATACCGCACGTACCGACAACGATGAGCACT comes from the Ferrimicrobium sp. genome and includes:
- a CDS encoding sensor histidine kinase, with the protein product MARFDRNEQRRTILGGGLQVWSLLFLGSLLAAVAMTFVYPSVSSRREVGAVIVELVTAVGWFAIGRPVFDQLHRSKSRLGVLIGSQVVLLAIGSSLNPNAGYLLMPVSALVYAALPLQLSLPSVAAIEAMVGVLSHFLAQPSVPYVVIADWFVPTFLAGSFVAVFISRLLDQQADLSQSLDELRITQSRLSELYRQIGENNERERLAARIHETIAQQLIGILLLARGAKDGAIDAELIAEAAQTALEAARAVIREGQLPATTLASVADEVELLKDKLQSSGVTLIVEHFPSTEFLLDSTTTECMTLILREVGNNIIRHSRARTAHLDFIEEEGSLIVVVEDDGVGFDTARTDNDEHFGLELMRRRVEQVFGDFSLESHPEAGTRIKVRLPR
- a CDS encoding alpha/beta hydrolase, with the translated sequence MMALDPILGQLLQSLRDGGSKPTYEMDLGEARALGEAMAPLAFTTADEMKSVRDITVGQLPIRVYVPPEAGEVLTLFFHGGGFVLGSIASYDRLVRRFATLTKSVVASVGYRLAPEHPFPAAAEDALSALAWAQEALSDGFGLDLRRLAVAGDSAGGNLAAVVALEARNRAIDLVGQLLAYPATDSNVDTPSMHRFATGYFLERQEVIWFGEQYYQDEHALEDWRARPVLEDATGVGPAIIALAGYDPLRDFGVQYGEHLRAGGVRVSVRDYETLVHGFLSLGDIVPAVREATTDLFQRFAQLLSTGELPNG